A genomic window from Streptomyces sp. 846.5 includes:
- the nadC gene encoding carboxylating nicotinate-nucleotide diphosphorylase, producing MTAHDHEHDHPELQLVDGGGCGDGCACGEEYVTGLDPALAALLEEAGLDPVEVEDIATLALAEDLAGGEDVTSVATVPEDAVATADFTARQAGVVAGLRVAEAVLSLVAEEEFSVERHAEDGDRVEAGQVLLSVTTRTRDLLTAERSALNLLCHLSGIATATRAWADALEGTGAVVRDTRKTTPGLRALEKYAVRAGGGANHRMALSDAALVKDNHVVAAGGVAEAFKAVRDAYPDLAVEVEVDRLDQIQPVLDAGADLILLDNFTVPELREAVALVAGRARLESSGGLTFDDARAVGETGVDYLAVGALTHSSPILDIGLDLRG from the coding sequence GTGACCGCGCACGACCACGAGCACGACCATCCGGAGCTCCAGCTCGTCGACGGCGGCGGCTGCGGGGACGGCTGCGCCTGCGGGGAGGAGTACGTCACCGGCCTGGACCCGGCGCTGGCCGCCCTGCTGGAGGAGGCCGGCCTGGACCCGGTCGAGGTCGAGGACATCGCCACCCTGGCGCTGGCCGAGGACCTGGCCGGCGGCGAGGACGTGACCTCCGTCGCGACCGTCCCCGAGGACGCCGTCGCCACCGCCGACTTCACCGCCCGCCAGGCCGGCGTCGTCGCCGGGCTGAGGGTCGCCGAGGCGGTGCTCTCGCTGGTCGCCGAGGAGGAGTTCAGCGTCGAGCGGCACGCCGAGGACGGCGACCGGGTCGAGGCCGGGCAGGTGCTGCTCAGCGTGACCACCCGCACCCGCGACCTGCTCACCGCCGAGCGCAGCGCGCTCAACCTGCTGTGCCACCTCTCCGGCATCGCCACCGCCACCCGGGCCTGGGCCGACGCCCTGGAGGGCACTGGCGCGGTGGTCCGCGACACCCGGAAGACCACCCCCGGGCTGCGCGCGCTGGAGAAGTACGCGGTGCGGGCCGGCGGCGGCGCCAACCACCGGATGGCGCTGTCGGACGCCGCCCTGGTCAAGGACAACCACGTGGTCGCCGCCGGCGGAGTCGCCGAGGCGTTCAAGGCCGTCCGCGACGCCTACCCGGACCTGGCCGTGGAGGTCGAGGTGGACCGCCTGGACCAGATCCAGCCGGTGCTGGACGCCGGGGCGGACCTGATCCTGCTCGACAACTTCACCGTCCCCGAACTGCGCGAGGCGGTCGCGCTGGTGGCCGGGCGGGCCAGGCTGGAGTCCTCCGGCGGCCTGACCTTCGACGACGCCCGTGCGGTCGGCGAGACCGGCGTGGACTACCTGGCGGTGGGCGCCCTCACCCACTCCTCGCCCATCCTTGACATCGGCCTGGACCTGCGCGGATAG
- the panD gene encoding aspartate 1-decarboxylase codes for MYRTMLKSKIHRATVTQADLHYVGSVTVDQDLLDAAGLLPGELVHIVDIDNGNRLETYTIAGERGTGIIGINGAAARLVHPGDLVILIAYAQLEDAEARTYRPRVVFVDGDNRVTHLGSDAAHAPAGSGLVAGYTDSRAISAQAYRDVDGAAHSTPVHARSEA; via the coding sequence ATGTACCGCACCATGCTGAAGTCCAAGATCCACCGAGCCACCGTCACCCAGGCCGACCTGCACTACGTCGGCTCGGTGACGGTGGATCAGGACCTGCTGGACGCCGCCGGCCTGCTCCCCGGCGAGCTGGTCCACATCGTCGACATCGACAACGGCAACCGGCTGGAGACCTACACCATCGCGGGGGAGCGCGGCACCGGCATCATCGGCATCAACGGCGCCGCGGCCCGGCTGGTCCACCCCGGCGACCTGGTGATCCTGATCGCCTACGCCCAGCTGGAGGACGCCGAGGCGCGCACCTACCGGCCGCGCGTCGTCTTCGTCGACGGCGACAACCGGGTCACCCACCTGGGCTCGGACGCCGCGCACGCCCCGGCGGGCAGCGGGCTGGTCGCCGGGTATACGGATTCCCGTGCGATCAGTGCACAGGCGTACCGTGACGTCGACGGTGCTGCCCACAGCACCCCTGTGCACGCGCGGAGCGAAGCATGA
- the panC gene encoding pantoate--beta-alanine ligase yields MTELVRTAKELREAAPGARRAVVMTMGALHEGHAALIRAARKRVGADGAVIVTVFVNPLQFGPAEDLDRYPRTLDADVELAAEAGASVVFAPSVDEVYPGGAPQLRLAAGPMGEGFEGASRPGHFDGMLTVVAKMLHLTAPDVTFFGEKDGQQLALVRRMVKDLNFPVEVVGVPTVREPDGLAMSSRNRFLSAEDRVQALALSRSLFAGHAARKSGPAAVRAAAEAVLAEYPGLSVDYLALIDPSDFTEVDREDYRGETLLAVAAKVGATRLIDNVRIFFQP; encoded by the coding sequence GTGACCGAGCTGGTGCGGACGGCCAAGGAGCTGCGCGAGGCCGCCCCGGGCGCCCGGCGGGCCGTCGTGATGACCATGGGCGCGCTGCACGAGGGCCATGCGGCGCTGATCAGGGCGGCGCGGAAGCGGGTGGGGGCGGACGGCGCGGTGATCGTGACGGTGTTCGTCAACCCGCTCCAGTTCGGTCCCGCCGAGGATCTGGACCGCTATCCGCGGACCCTGGACGCCGACGTCGAGCTCGCCGCGGAGGCCGGGGCGAGCGTGGTGTTCGCGCCGTCGGTGGACGAGGTCTACCCCGGCGGCGCGCCGCAGCTGCGGCTGGCCGCCGGGCCGATGGGGGAGGGCTTCGAGGGGGCCTCGCGCCCCGGTCACTTCGACGGCATGCTCACCGTGGTGGCCAAGATGCTCCATCTCACCGCCCCCGACGTGACCTTCTTCGGCGAGAAGGACGGGCAGCAGCTCGCCCTGGTCCGGCGGATGGTCAAGGACCTCAACTTCCCGGTCGAGGTCGTCGGCGTCCCCACCGTCCGGGAGCCGGACGGACTGGCGATGTCCAGCCGCAACCGCTTCCTGTCGGCGGAGGACCGGGTCCAGGCGCTGGCGCTGTCCCGGAGCCTCTTCGCCGGGCACGCGGCCCGTAAGAGCGGTCCGGCGGCGGTCAGGGCGGCGGCGGAGGCCGTGCTCGCCGAGTACCCGGGTCTGTCCGTCGACTACCTGGCCCTGATCGACCCCTCCGACTTCACCGAGGTCGACCGGGAGGACTACCGCGGCGAGACGCTGCTCGCCGTCGCCGCGAAGGTCGGCGCCACCCGTCTGATCGACAACGTACGGATCTTCTTCCAGCCCTGA
- a CDS encoding type III pantothenate kinase, giving the protein MLLTIDVGNTHTVLGLFDGEEIVEHWRVSTDPRRTADETAVLMQGLMGSHPALGEDTVDGLAICSTVPSVLHELREVTRRYYGDVPAVLVEPGVKTGVHVLTDNPKEVGADRIVNTLAAKHLYGGPCIVVDFGTATTFDAVNERGDYVGGAIAPGIEISVEALGLRGAKLPKIEIIRPRNVIGKNTVECMQSGILYGFAGQVDGVVNRMAAELATDPDDVQVIATGGLAPLVLGEASSIDVHEPWLTLIGLRLVYERNTAG; this is encoded by the coding sequence ATGCTGCTCACGATCGACGTCGGTAACACCCACACCGTCCTCGGCCTGTTCGACGGCGAGGAGATCGTGGAGCACTGGCGGGTGTCCACCGACCCCCGCCGGACCGCCGACGAGACGGCCGTGCTGATGCAGGGGCTGATGGGCTCGCACCCCGCGCTGGGCGAGGACACCGTGGACGGTCTGGCGATCTGCTCCACGGTGCCCTCGGTACTGCACGAGCTGCGCGAGGTGACCCGCCGCTACTACGGGGACGTTCCGGCGGTGCTGGTGGAGCCGGGTGTCAAGACCGGGGTGCACGTCCTCACCGACAACCCCAAGGAGGTGGGCGCGGACCGGATCGTGAACACCCTCGCGGCCAAACACCTCTACGGCGGCCCCTGCATCGTGGTGGACTTCGGGACGGCGACCACGTTCGACGCCGTCAACGAGCGCGGCGACTACGTCGGCGGGGCGATCGCGCCCGGCATCGAGATCTCGGTGGAGGCGCTGGGGCTGCGCGGGGCGAAGCTGCCGAAGATCGAGATCATCCGTCCGCGCAATGTGATCGGCAAGAACACCGTGGAGTGCATGCAGTCCGGCATCCTCTACGGTTTCGCCGGGCAGGTGGACGGCGTGGTGAACCGCATGGCAGCGGAGCTGGCCACCGACCCTGACGACGTGCAGGTGATCGCCACGGGGGGGCTCGCGCCGCTGGTTCTGGGGGAGGCGAGCTCGATCGATGTGCACGAGCCCTGGCTGACCCTGATCGGGCTTCGGCTGGTCTATGAGCGGAACACTGCGGGTTAG
- a CDS encoding L-aspartate oxidase, which yields MTPALKTPVPKDSRTRLAAPAPGWTTATDVVVVGSGVAGLTTALRLRSAGLKVLVVTKAVLDDGSTRWAQGGIAAAMGEGDTPEQHLADTLVAGAGLCDEEAVRVLVTEGPAAVRRLIATGAAFDKDAEGRILLTREGGHHRRRIAHAGGDATGAEISRALVEAVQADPQIEVIEHALVLDLLTDVEGRTAGLTLHVMGEGQRDGVGALHARAVVLATGGMGQVYSATTNPAVSTGDGVALALRAGAEVTDLEFVQFHPTVLWLGPDAEGQQPLISEAVRGEGAHLVDADEVRFMVGQHELAELAPRDIVAKGIMRRMRETGAEHMYLDGRHFGERMWEERFPTILASCRSHGIDPVTELIPVAPAAHHASGGVRTDLRGHTTVSGLYACGEVACTGVHGANRLASNSLLEGLVFAERIAADILERDTAGKLTPRHEDTTRDVQRVPLLASEARADIQRLMTRGVGVLRNAAGMAEAAEGLAALAADPHSGAVTGKGEAPQVETWEATNLHLVATALTAAARLREETRGCHWREDFPDRDDAAWQIHLTTRQQDGILTTTEEQL from the coding sequence ATGACCCCAGCACTCAAGACCCCGGTCCCCAAGGACTCCAGGACGCGACTGGCCGCCCCGGCCCCCGGCTGGACCACCGCCACCGACGTGGTCGTGGTCGGCTCCGGGGTCGCCGGGCTCACCACGGCGCTGCGGCTGCGGTCCGCGGGGCTGAAGGTGCTGGTGGTCACCAAGGCGGTGCTGGACGACGGCTCCACCCGCTGGGCCCAGGGCGGCATCGCGGCCGCGATGGGCGAGGGCGACACCCCCGAGCAGCACCTGGCCGACACCCTGGTCGCCGGGGCCGGCCTCTGCGACGAGGAGGCGGTCCGGGTCCTGGTCACCGAGGGCCCGGCCGCGGTGCGGCGGCTGATCGCCACCGGTGCGGCGTTCGACAAGGACGCCGAGGGCCGGATCCTGCTCACCCGCGAGGGCGGCCACCACCGCCGCCGGATCGCCCACGCCGGCGGCGACGCCACCGGCGCCGAGATCTCCCGCGCCCTGGTCGAGGCCGTCCAGGCGGATCCGCAGATCGAGGTCATCGAGCACGCCCTGGTGCTGGACCTGCTCACAGACGTGGAGGGCCGCACCGCCGGGCTGACCCTGCACGTGATGGGCGAGGGTCAGCGGGACGGCGTCGGCGCGCTGCACGCCCGTGCGGTGGTGCTGGCCACCGGCGGTATGGGCCAGGTCTACTCGGCCACCACCAACCCCGCCGTCTCCACCGGCGACGGCGTCGCGCTGGCGCTGCGGGCCGGGGCCGAGGTCACCGACCTGGAGTTCGTGCAGTTCCACCCGACCGTGCTGTGGCTGGGTCCCGACGCCGAGGGTCAGCAGCCGCTGATCTCCGAGGCGGTCCGCGGCGAGGGCGCCCACCTGGTCGACGCCGACGAGGTGCGGTTCATGGTGGGGCAGCACGAGCTGGCCGAGCTGGCGCCGCGCGACATCGTCGCCAAGGGCATCATGCGCCGGATGCGCGAGACCGGCGCCGAGCACATGTACCTGGACGGACGGCACTTCGGCGAGCGGATGTGGGAGGAGCGCTTCCCCACCATCCTGGCCTCCTGCCGTTCGCACGGCATCGACCCGGTGACCGAGCTGATCCCGGTCGCCCCCGCCGCCCACCACGCCTCCGGCGGGGTCCGCACCGACCTGCGCGGCCACACCACCGTCTCCGGCCTCTACGCCTGCGGCGAGGTCGCCTGCACCGGGGTGCACGGCGCCAACCGGCTGGCGTCCAACTCGCTGCTGGAGGGCCTGGTCTTCGCCGAGCGCATCGCCGCCGACATCCTGGAGCGGGACACGGCCGGCAAGCTGACCCCCCGTCACGAGGACACCACCCGCGACGTGCAGCGGGTGCCCCTGCTCGCCTCCGAGGCACGGGCCGACATCCAGCGGCTGATGACCAGGGGCGTGGGCGTGCTGCGCAACGCCGCCGGCATGGCCGAGGCCGCCGAGGGGCTGGCGGCGCTGGCCGCCGACCCGCACAGCGGCGCGGTCACCGGCAAGGGCGAGGCCCCGCAGGTCGAGACCTGGGAGGCGACCAACCTGCACCTGGTCGCCACCGCGCTCACCGCCGCCGCCCGGCTGCGCGAGGAGACCCGCGGCTGCCACTGGCGCGAGGACTTCCCCGACCGCGACGACGCGGCCTGGCAGATCCATCTCACGACCCGTCAGCAGGACGGCATTCTGACCACCACCGAGGAGCAGCTGTGA